The Burkholderia ambifaria AMMD genome contains the following window.
ATCTGGACGGCGAAGTGCGCACGCCGGGTCTGCAGATCGTCAACGACATGCCGATGACGCTGCCCGAGGCGATCGACCGCGCAGGCGGTTTCACCCCGACGGCCGACCGCTCGCAGGTAGCGGTGACGCGCGGCGACCGGACCGTGAACGTGAGCCTGCCCGCGCTGATCGCCGCGGGCGTGAACCCGTCGAACATCCTGCTGCGCGACGGCGACCTCGTGCGCGTGCGCGCGGCGAGCGACGCGAAGGTATTCGTGCTCGGCGAGGTGTCGCGGCCGGCGACGCTGACGCTGACCGACGGCCGGATGAGCCTCGGCGAAGCACTTGGCGACACGGGCGGCGTGAGCCAGTACACGTCGGACGCGCGCCAGGTGTTCGTCGTGCGCCGCGGCCCGGACAACCGCCCGCGGGTGTACCACCTCGACGGCAGTTCGCCCGCGTCGTTCGCACTGGCCGACCAGTTTCCGCTCCAGCGCCGCGACGTCGTGTTCGTCGATGCGTCGTCGCTGGTGCGCTGGAGCCGCGTCGTCAACCTGCTGATTCCGTCGTCCGCGCAGGGTGCGCTGACGGCCAGAGCCATTTCGCCGTGACGCTCGTGGCGGATTTCGTGACCGCGACGCGCGTCGCGCCATACGGGACTGATGCTGAATGACTTCTTCGACCCTGCCTGACCCGCCCAGCGGGCCCGCCCTGCGGCCGTCCTATCCGGTGCGCCGCTATTGGGGCATGCTGTACGGCGGCCGGCGCCTGATCCTTTGCACGGCGCTCGCGGGCGCGCTCGTCGGCGCCGTGTACGCGCTGTGCGCGGCGCCCGTCTACCGGACCGACATCCTGTTCCAGGTCGAGCAAAGCCCGACCGACTCGAAACAGACGTCGCCGCCCGGCGATCCGTCGGCGGTGTTCGACCTGAAGACCGACGCGTCGACCGAGATCGAGGTACTGAAATCCCGCGCCGTGCTCGATCGTGCGATCGACAGCACCAATCTGGCCGTCGACGCGCGGCCGCATTATCTGCCGCTGATCGGCTGGCGGTTCGTGAACGCGGCCGACGGGTTGTCGTCGCCATTGCCGGGCGGCTACGTGTACGGTACCGAGCGCATCGACGTGCCGACCTTCGACGTGCCGAAGCGCCTGCTCGGCAAACGCTTCGCGCTGACGCTCGGCGACGACGGCGTCTATACGCTGCAGCGTACGGGCTGGTTCGGCCGGAAGGGGCCGGTATGGCAGGGCCGTATCGGGCAGCCGCTGCATGTCGACACACCGCAGGGGCCGCTCGACATCTTCGTGCGCGACGTGGCCGGCAAGCCAGGCGCACGCTTCGACCTGACGCGCTACAGCGACGAGGAAGCGACGGTCTGGCTGCAGAAGAACGCGCTGATCTCGGAGCGCGGCAAGCAGTCGAACATGATCGGCGTGACGCTCGACGGCATCGATCCCGTGCACGACAGCCGCGTGCTGAACGCGATCGGCGATGCGTATCTCGCGCAGAACACGCAGCGCAAGTCCGAGGCGGCCGACAAGCTGATCCGCTTCATGGATACCCAGCTGCCGCAGCTGAAGGCGCAACTGGAACAGGCGGAAAACCGCTTCAACGCATTCCGTGCATCGCATGGCACCGTCAACACGAGTGATGAGGCGCTTGCGTTGCGCCAGCAATCGGTCGACATCGAGACGCGCGTGCAGACGCTGCAGCAGCGGCGCGAGGAATTGCTGACGCGCTTCATGCCGAAGCATCCGGCGTTGGTGGCCGTCGATGCGCAGCTGGCCGACGCGCAGCATTCACTCGACACGACGCGCAAGCAGATCCAGCAGTTGCCGACCGTCGAGCAGGGCGTGCTGCAGTTGCAGCGCGATGTGGCTGTCGATACCGCGTTGTACACGAACCTGCTCAACACGCGCCAGCAGATGATCCTCGCGCGGGCCAGCAAGACCGGCACCGTGCGGATCGTCGATACGGCGAAGGTCGCCGAGGAGCCGATCGGCCCGCATCGCGGCGTCGCGGTGATCGCGCTGCTGATGCTGGGGCTGCTGGCGGGCGCGGCGATCGTGATCGTCCGGCAGCGTGTCGTCGGCACGATCGGCGACGCCGAGGAAATCGAATGGACGACGGGGCTGCCCGTGTTCGCGACCGTGCCGCACAGCGCGGTTGCGGTGCAAGCGGAGTCGCGCCCGAAGGCCGGACGGCGCGGCACGCGCGCGCCGATGCCGCCGATCGACGCGCAGGATGCGCACGACGCCGCGCTCGAAGGCCTGCGCAATTTCCGTGCGGCGCTGCAATTGTCGATGCCGGATGCGTCGAATCCCGTCGTGCTGATTTCCGGGCCGACGACAGGCGTCGGCAAGTCGTTCGTCGCCGCGAATATCGCGTCGCTCGTCGGCGCGGCGAAACGGCGGGTGCTGCTGATCGATGCCGACCTGCGCAAGGGTTCGCAGCACGAGCGGTTCCGCCACAGCCGCGCGCCGGGCCTGTCGGACGTCGTGGCAGGCACGCACGGGCTCGCCGAGACGATCCGGCGCGGGGTCGCGCCGGGCCTCGATTTCATCGCGATGGGCAGCATCGTGCCGGACCCGGGCGAATTGCTGCTGCAGCCCGCGCTCGCCGCACTGATCGAGCAGGTCGCGGCGCGCTACGACATGGTCGTGATTGACGGCCCGCCGTTGCTGCCGGTGGCCGACGCGCTGGTGCTCGGCCGTCTTGCGGGAACCGTGTTCCTCGTCGCGCGCAGCGGCGTGACGACGCTGACCGAACTCGAAGAAAGCGCGCGACGGCTCGAACACGCGCATATCGACGTATGCGGCGTAGTCCTGAACGATTACCAGGGCGCGCCGGGGCGGTACGACTACGGCTACAAGGATGCGAACACGCATCAGGCCGCGTCCGGATATACGGAAGGAATCGCGTCGCGGCAACGGGTGGAACGGGCGTCATGAGCCGGCGAGCGGGCGGGGCCGGGTGCGGGCCGCGACGGCGTGCTGCGACGACGCGCACGGCGGCGCGCGTGCGCGGCGCCGCCGCCGGTGATATGGGCGGTTACACGGGCTACTGGTGGGAAGATCCGGCACGCCTCGTGCTGATGTTCATCCTGCCGTTGTACGGGATGCTGTCGCTTAGTCTGCTGGGCGACCCGAAGGCGATCGCGCGTGTCTATTTCGACGGCTACTACGCATTCGTCGGCGCGCTGTTCCTGATGGTGGTGATGGCGGCCGCATGGCTCGCGACGGCCGAAGCGCGCACGCGACGCGGGCCACCACCGGCCGCGGTCGAGCTGTCGCCTCGTGTGCTCGATTTCGTGTTCGCTCTCGCGCTGTTCGGCTATGTGCTGTTGCTGAGCGGCATCCTCATGCATCCGGCGCTGCTGGTCGCGTTCGTGCGGGGCGACGCGAATGCGTACGACATGCTGGAACTGAAGGGGCGCATCACGGGCCTCAGCACCCTCACGCAGGCGACCGCACCGTTCGTCGTGCTGTATTTCTACGTGTTCCGGACACCCGTCAAGGGACTGAATCGCTACAAGATCTACTTCGCGGTGCTTGCCGTGCTGACGCTGATGCGCAGCTTCATCTTCGCCGAACGGCTTGCGCTGATCGAGATGGTGATGCCGCTCGCGCTGATGGTCGTGCGGTTCCGGCTCGGCGGCCGGTATTCGCGGCTGTTGACGCTTGGCCCGTATGCAGCGATCCCGTTGCTGTTCGGCCTGTTCATCGCGAACGAGTACAACCGGTCGTGGGAAGCCTATTACGTCAACATCTACGACAACCTGTTCGATTTCGCGCTCGAACGTCTCGGCCTGTACTACTCGACGTCGTTGAACAACGGCGCCGGAATACTGAGTGTGCTGGGCTGGGACCACGGCCACCCGATGTTTACGTTCGACTGGCTGCTGCGCTTCCCGCTCATCGGCGCGACGTTGCAGCCGTGGCTGGACTCCGGCGACAGCATCAACCTGTTCCTGAACGGCTACGCCGACCCGGAGTTCAACAACCCGTCGGGCATCTTCGTCCACTTCTACGAGTGGGGCTGGTTCGGCCTGCTCGATGCGCTCGTGCTCGGCTGGGCGGTCGGTCGCAGTTATGCGGGCTGGCGGAGCGGCAACGGGTTCTGGTGCTGCATCCATGCGGTGCTTTACGTGTCGGTCATGGAAGTCATGCGCACGCCGAACCTGTTCAGCGGACGCAATTTCGTGCCGGTCGTGCTGCTGATCGCGATCTTCCAGTGGTTCGCCAAGGCGCCGGCACGTGCTGCGCCTGCCGCGGGAGGCGGCGCCGATGGAGACGGAAACCGGCGCGGCGTTGCGCGTGGCAATCGGGCCGCGGACGTCGATCCGGTGTTGTCGCGATAAGGCGACGGTCGACCCATTACTCATCATGGCGACTCACAAGCAGAAGTTTGAAATTCTGGACGGGTTGCGCGGCATTGCGGCAATCAGCGTGATGCTCATGCATTTCCTTCAGGATCTGCCGATTCCGATACTGCAGAGCGCTTATCTTTCGGTGGACGTGTTCTTCATGCTGAGTGGCTTCATCCTCACGTACTCCTACGGGGAAAAATTGCGTCAGGCGTCGTGGCGGGGCGAGTATGTGAAGCGACGGGTGATCCGCCTTTATCCGATGATATGCATCGGATTGACGATCGGGGTCGTGAGCCTCGTCGTCATGCGCGTCAATGCGTCAGCGGCGTTTTCGTTCGGCAACCTGGCCGCAGCCACCGGCCAGAATTATTTTCTCGTTCCGTATCTGGGTCGTTTTTCGGTGTCGGGCTTTGTCGGTGCTACGAATCACGGCTTGCAAGCGGTCGACGATCCCGGTGTGTTTCCTCTGAATCCGCCGGCCTGGTCGCTGTTCTTCGAGTTGTTCGCGAGCGTTGTGTTGATCGCGGCCGTCAGGATGAAAGAGCAGAGCCTGCTGAGACTGGCCTATGCATGTCTCGGTGCGTTCGTCGCGTATGGATGGCTCGTGGGCCTCGACCACGACAAAGTGACTGTCATCCTGAATCAGGGCTGGGCGGCCGATAATTTCTTCGGCGGATTCTTCAGGGTCGGCTACGGGTTCCTGCTGGGCGTGGCAATCGCGAAGATGCACGACGCCGGTCTCCCGGCGAGGCCGCACTGGTTCGCGGCCGGGCTCGTCAGGAACGACTGGATGCTGTTTGCCGTGTTCCTGCTGGTCGTCCTGTTTCCGACGTCGATCAAGGGAATTTACGCGTTGGCCGTGCTGTCGTTCGTCGCCCCCGCGCTGGTTTATCGCGGCGCCATGCTCGCGCCGAGCGGCAACGCGGTGGCACGGATCAGCGCGTTCCTCGGCTGGATTTCGTACCCGCTTTATTGCGTGCATTACCCGATCGGAAGGCTCGTGTTCGCGTATGCGCCGCAGGGCGACATCCACGTCGTCAGAACCGCAATGCTTGCCGCGTGCCTGTCGATCGTGTCGGCCGCGTTCCTCGCGAAATTCGTCGAGGAACCGATCAGGTCGTATCTCGGCAAGCGCCTGTTCGGCAATCAACCGGCCGCGACCGGCAGCACCGTCAACGTCGCGTAATCGCGCCGATTCGGTCGCCTGCCGCTCGCGCTACAGCGTCTCGAAGATCGCCTTCATCATCTCGGCACTGCGGCTCCAGCGATATTGCTCCGCATGCGCGATGCCCTTGCGTTTGAGCTCGGCCCGGAGCTCGGGGGAATCGAGCAGGCTACGCAATTTCCGCGCGATGTCGTCCTGCGAATACGGATCGCAGTACAGCGCCGCATCGGCACAGACTTCCGGCAGTGCGGCCGATTTTCCGACCAGTGCCGGGCAGCCGTAGCGCATCGCCTCGAGCGGCGGAATGCCGAAGCCTTCGTAGATCGACGGATAGAGAAAGCAGGCCGCGTTCTGATACAGCGCCTTCAGTTGTTCGTCGCTGATGTAGCCGACGTACTTGATGTTCGGCTCCGGCGCACCAACCGGGTCGTGCTTGCCGAACACCGTGGTGTTCTGCATCCCGACGATCACGAGATCGACCGACGGATCGCCGATCTGCCGGAATGCGGCGATCAGCCGGCCGAAGTTCTTGGTGGGATTCATGCTGCTGACCGCGAGCACGAATCGATCCGGCGTCAGCGCATGTTTGTCGAGCACGCTCGTGTCCGGTTCCAGTGCGTCGAGATGATCCGCACCGAGCGGCACGACGCGGATCTTCTCCGCGGAAACGCCGCAGTGATGGGCGAGGCGATCGCGCGAGAAACGGGAGTTGGTCAGCACGCACACCGAGGTTCGCGCCAGGATCCAGAACATGATCCGGTACCACACGCGGAACGGCCGGGAGAAATGCGCGGGCGTGTCGAATACCGCCGCATCGTGCATGTAGATGATCTGGTTGCCGAGGAAGATCGATGCCGAATTGCCGAGATTGACGATGCGGCCGCGGCGCGCGAACAGCGGGAGGATCAGCTGCTCCCACACCACGCCCTTGTAAAAGCCGACCTCGACTGTCTTCGCGCCGCTCACCGCGACGCCGGGCCGTGGCGGCACCAGCACGGTCACCGGATCCTGCGGCTGAAACTTGATCAATGCGGCGATCAGCTCGCGCGCGACGCGTTGCACGCCGGTCGTCTTCTGCGTCGTGAATCGGCCGTTGTAGACGAGTTGCTTCGATTTGCTGGCGATCATGTCGATAAGGAGGTGTCGAAATCGGGATCAGGCTTCGACGTGATCCGGTGCAACCGGCTCGAAGTCGCGTGTGTCGGCACGCGGCTCGTCGGCGCCGAGTCCGTAGAGGGCGTTCCACTGGCGGAAGATCGCGTTGATCGAAAATCGCTGGATCGCGCGTTGCCGGGCCGCGGCGCCCATTTGTTCGCGTAGCTGCCGATCGTCGCGGAGCATGGCCACGTAGGCGGACATCTCGTCGGCGTTCGACGCGACGTAGCCGGTCACGCCGTGGATCACCACGTCGCGATTGCCGACGACGTCCGTCACCACGGCCGGTATGCCGGCAACCTGCGCTTCGATCAGCGCGACCGGCATGCCTTCCCAGCGGGAGGTCTGCACGTAGATGTCCAGTTCGGACGTGAGCGCCAGCGCCCGCGCGCGGGTCACCCAGCCACTGCAGACGACGGCACTGCGCTGGCTGGGATCCGCAATCTCGGCCGCGTTGCCGCCGATCCACAGAAACTCGACGTCGGCGCCGTGCAGCGTGTTGGCGAGCCGCACGAATGCTTCATGGTTCTTCTGGAACGACGCACGACCGCTCATTCCGATGACGACCTTGCGATCGTCGCGCGTTCGACGCGGCGGGATCTCCGCCACATGGACGCCGTTTTCCACCAGGACCGCCGATTTCGGCCTGACCTTTCTTCTGATCTCGCCGAGCTCGCTGCCCGAGCAGGCGACGACGGTGCCGCCGATGCGCGCCGCGATGCGTTCGAAGCTCAGATACGCGAACTGCTTCATGCGCGACACGTCGCAGCGCAGGAACGAGAGCCCGTGCGGCGAGTAGAGGACCGTCGCATTCGGCGCGGCGATCCGGGCGGCGACCCGCCCCAGCACGCCGGCCTTCGACGAATGCAGATGGATTGCGGTCGGCTGGCAGTCGCGCAGGTTGTGGATCAGCGCGCGCAAGCTCCGCAGGTCATGGGCGACGCTGACCTCGCGCACCATGTCGACATGGACGAGCTTCACGTCGGGCCGGAACAGAGTTGAAAAATCGGCCGGCGTTTCCGCTCGGACCGAGTGCAGTACCGTGACGTCGGCGCCGGTTGCCGCGGCATGGTTGGCGAGATGCGTCAGCATCGAAAGCACGCCGCCACCAAACGCTTCGGCAATATGAACGATCTTTTCTGTGGTCATCTTTGGGTCCAGCGATCCGATCGCGTCGGTCATCGCCCGTCGCAGTGGCGGGCAGCCGGTGAATCGTGCGGTCGCGTCGTCCGTTTCCTTGAACTATGCATTCCTAATTGATAAATGCTTGCGAGTCGTGGCCATTGAATCCCGCTGCCTGGATCGCGTGTGCGAAGCGGATAAAGCGGTCGGTCGAATTGCGCCAAACGCGATGCAGCGCGACGAATCGAAACCGCGTTCGACTACGGCGACTGGGGACGATGCAACGACGAAGTCCGGTCAGTGCGCGTGAATCCACTGGTCCGGATCATTGTGCAGCGCATGCGCGAACGACTGGGTGCGATGGCTTACCGAAGAAGCGATTCGGCGGCGGACGTTACGGCCCGACGACGCTATCGTGTGCCGACGCGCTGCCCGGACGACTTGCGCACGCGCGCAAGCGGATTGGAGATATAGCGAATCGCACGGTTGCTGAGCGTTGACGATGGCAGCAGGCACGCGAGCGACAGCCCGGCGACGGCCACCTTCTTTGCAGGACGCCAGAACGGATTGCGCAGCACGGTATGCCAGTAGCGTCCGGATTCGCACAGGAACCAGCGCCAGCGCCGCACGAGCGGCGCGTGATACAGCGTGCTGGCGAAGCGGGCCTTTTCGATCGCGAAGTCGAGCGGCGCGATCGGCAACGCTTCGTGCAACCGCGTGCCGGCGAGCGTGCGCAGCGTCGCCCATCGGCGTTCCGCCTTCAACGCGCCCGTCGCGGCGTCTTCCGAATTGGTGAGTGCAAGGGCAGGTGTGTCGGCGACCGGGCGTGAATCTGGCTGCTGATGCACGCGATAGCCACCGAGCGTTGCGTCGATCATGTGCACGGCGCCGAGCAATGCGATGCCGTAGATCGCATAGAAATCCGCGCCATGCAGGTTGTCGGGCGTGACAGGCACCGGAAAGATGCGCTTGAGCGCGTCGACCCGGTACGCGTTGCCGGACGCGGGCGGCGACGGATACAGCCAGCCCGCGCGCAACAGGCGGCCGCAATCGGTGTCGACGGACTGCTGCGGCACGCTCGCACCGGTCATCGCACCGTCACGCGCGATCACGTCGAGCCGGAAGTGGACCTTCACGAAGTCGCCGGACGCAAACGCGGCCAGCACGCGGGCCGCGGCGTCCGCATAGAGGAGGTCGTCCGCGTCGAGCAGGATCACGTAGCGCGTCGCGACATGCTCGAGTGCGCGGTTGTACGCGGCAACCTGACCGCGATTTTCCTGGAACACCGCCGTCACGCGCTCGCCATATGAGTGAATGATGTCGCGCGAATCGTCGGTGGAACCGTCGTCGACGACCAGCACGCGTACACCGTGCACCGTCTGCGCGAGCGCCGAATCGATCGCGTCGCGCAGGTATGCGCCGTGGTTGTAGTTGCAGATGGCGATGGTCAGGTCGGTCATGAACGGGTTCTGGACGAGCGAAGAGCGGACGGCCGGATGCCCGGTGCCTTGCGGCGACGCCGGAGCGCGGCCGCGTCGTATGGTGGCCATGATACGGATTGCAGATCGGCGCTCGGTTCGCGAGCCTACCGTTCGGCGATGCGCCGCGCAGGCGGCACGCATCGGTCTGTTGACGCACCGACACCCGGCCGGATCGAATGATTCAATCGAACGTATCGCGTCGTCCGCTGCGACGAGGGTGTCTTGGGCGGGCGCCTCGGCGGGCACCCGGCGATTCGCGTGTGCATGCCGACGCGCGCGATGTCATTCCAGAGGAAAGGATTCGATATGCGTAGACCGCAATGCTCGTTCCGCGCCTGCGCGTTGATCGCCGGCATGTGCATGGCAGGCGCATTGGCGTGGCCGGATGGTGCTGCGGCAGCATCTGGCGCGCTTCATGC
Protein-coding sequences here:
- a CDS encoding glycosyltransferase family 4 protein: MIASKSKQLVYNGRFTTQKTTGVQRVARELIAALIKFQPQDPVTVLVPPRPGVAVSGAKTVEVGFYKGVVWEQLILPLFARRGRIVNLGNSASIFLGNQIIYMHDAAVFDTPAHFSRPFRVWYRIMFWILARTSVCVLTNSRFSRDRLAHHCGVSAEKIRVVPLGADHLDALEPDTSVLDKHALTPDRFVLAVSSMNPTKNFGRLIAAFRQIGDPSVDLVIVGMQNTTVFGKHDPVGAPEPNIKYVGYISDEQLKALYQNAACFLYPSIYEGFGIPPLEAMRYGCPALVGKSAALPEVCADAALYCDPYSQDDIARKLRSLLDSPELRAELKRKGIAHAEQYRWSRSAEMMKAIFETL
- a CDS encoding glycosyltransferase produces the protein MTTEKIVHIAEAFGGGVLSMLTHLANHAAATGADVTVLHSVRAETPADFSTLFRPDVKLVHVDMVREVSVAHDLRSLRALIHNLRDCQPTAIHLHSSKAGVLGRVAARIAAPNATVLYSPHGLSFLRCDVSRMKQFAYLSFERIAARIGGTVVACSGSELGEIRRKVRPKSAVLVENGVHVAEIPPRRTRDDRKVVIGMSGRASFQKNHEAFVRLANTLHGADVEFLWIGGNAAEIADPSQRSAVVCSGWVTRARALALTSELDIYVQTSRWEGMPVALIEAQVAGIPAVVTDVVGNRDVVIHGVTGYVASNADEMSAYVAMLRDDRQLREQMGAAARQRAIQRFSINAIFRQWNALYGLGADEPRADTRDFEPVAPDHVEA
- a CDS encoding acyltransferase family protein; the encoded protein is METETGAALRVAIGPRTSIRCCRDKATVDPLLIMATHKQKFEILDGLRGIAAISVMLMHFLQDLPIPILQSAYLSVDVFFMLSGFILTYSYGEKLRQASWRGEYVKRRVIRLYPMICIGLTIGVVSLVVMRVNASAAFSFGNLAAATGQNYFLVPYLGRFSVSGFVGATNHGLQAVDDPGVFPLNPPAWSLFFELFASVVLIAAVRMKEQSLLRLAYACLGAFVAYGWLVGLDHDKVTVILNQGWAADNFFGGFFRVGYGFLLGVAIAKMHDAGLPARPHWFAAGLVRNDWMLFAVFLLVVLFPTSIKGIYALAVLSFVAPALVYRGAMLAPSGNAVARISAFLGWISYPLYCVHYPIGRLVFAYAPQGDIHVVRTAMLAACLSIVSAAFLAKFVEEPIRSYLGKRLFGNQPAATGSTVNVA
- a CDS encoding glycosyltransferase family 2 protein; this encodes MTDLTIAICNYNHGAYLRDAIDSALAQTVHGVRVLVVDDGSTDDSRDIIHSYGERVTAVFQENRGQVAAYNRALEHVATRYVILLDADDLLYADAAARVLAAFASGDFVKVHFRLDVIARDGAMTGASVPQQSVDTDCGRLLRAGWLYPSPPASGNAYRVDALKRIFPVPVTPDNLHGADFYAIYGIALLGAVHMIDATLGGYRVHQQPDSRPVADTPALALTNSEDAATGALKAERRWATLRTLAGTRLHEALPIAPLDFAIEKARFASTLYHAPLVRRWRWFLCESGRYWHTVLRNPFWRPAKKVAVAGLSLACLLPSSTLSNRAIRYISNPLARVRKSSGQRVGTR
- a CDS encoding oligosaccharide repeat unit polymerase codes for the protein MSRRAGGAGCGPRRRAATTRTAARVRGAAAGDMGGYTGYWWEDPARLVLMFILPLYGMLSLSLLGDPKAIARVYFDGYYAFVGALFLMVVMAAAWLATAEARTRRGPPPAAVELSPRVLDFVFALALFGYVLLLSGILMHPALLVAFVRGDANAYDMLELKGRITGLSTLTQATAPFVVLYFYVFRTPVKGLNRYKIYFAVLAVLTLMRSFIFAERLALIEMVMPLALMVVRFRLGGRYSRLLTLGPYAAIPLLFGLFIANEYNRSWEAYYVNIYDNLFDFALERLGLYYSTSLNNGAGILSVLGWDHGHPMFTFDWLLRFPLIGATLQPWLDSGDSINLFLNGYADPEFNNPSGIFVHFYEWGWFGLLDALVLGWAVGRSYAGWRSGNGFWCCIHAVLYVSVMEVMRTPNLFSGRNFVPVVLLIAIFQWFAKAPARAAPAAGGGADGDGNRRGVARGNRAADVDPVLSR
- a CDS encoding polysaccharide biosynthesis tyrosine autokinase, which encodes MTSSTLPDPPSGPALRPSYPVRRYWGMLYGGRRLILCTALAGALVGAVYALCAAPVYRTDILFQVEQSPTDSKQTSPPGDPSAVFDLKTDASTEIEVLKSRAVLDRAIDSTNLAVDARPHYLPLIGWRFVNAADGLSSPLPGGYVYGTERIDVPTFDVPKRLLGKRFALTLGDDGVYTLQRTGWFGRKGPVWQGRIGQPLHVDTPQGPLDIFVRDVAGKPGARFDLTRYSDEEATVWLQKNALISERGKQSNMIGVTLDGIDPVHDSRVLNAIGDAYLAQNTQRKSEAADKLIRFMDTQLPQLKAQLEQAENRFNAFRASHGTVNTSDEALALRQQSVDIETRVQTLQQRREELLTRFMPKHPALVAVDAQLADAQHSLDTTRKQIQQLPTVEQGVLQLQRDVAVDTALYTNLLNTRQQMILARASKTGTVRIVDTAKVAEEPIGPHRGVAVIALLMLGLLAGAAIVIVRQRVVGTIGDAEEIEWTTGLPVFATVPHSAVAVQAESRPKAGRRGTRAPMPPIDAQDAHDAALEGLRNFRAALQLSMPDASNPVVLISGPTTGVGKSFVAANIASLVGAAKRRVLLIDADLRKGSQHERFRHSRAPGLSDVVAGTHGLAETIRRGVAPGLDFIAMGSIVPDPGELLLQPALAALIEQVAARYDMVVIDGPPLLPVADALVLGRLAGTVFLVARSGVTTLTELEESARRLEHAHIDVCGVVLNDYQGAPGRYDYGYKDANTHQAASGYTEGIASRQRVERAS